In Flavobacterium sp. WV_118_3, one DNA window encodes the following:
- a CDS encoding KpsF/GutQ family sugar-phosphate isomerase, whose amino-acid sequence MSTIESILATARKTIQSESESIANLINYLDDDFAKAVNLIYNSSGRLVITGIGKSAIIATKIVATLNSTGTPSMFLHAAEAIHGDLGMVQPGDVVICISKSGNSPEIKVLVPLLKRFGNPLIGMTASTSSFLAKESDYVLNAYVEAEACPNNLAPTNSTTAQLVLGDALAVCLMELRNFKSEDFAKYHPGGALGKKLLLRVSDMLDATHKPVVRPDAGIKTVIMEISEKRLGVTAVVENGKILGIITDGDIRRMLNNRDSFGDLTAKDIMTQNPKMVKTTDMVVDAFNIMENNSITQLVVANEGHYIGIIHIHDILKEGII is encoded by the coding sequence TTGAGCACTATCGAAAGCATTTTGGCTACAGCCAGAAAAACCATACAATCTGAAAGTGAGAGCATTGCAAATCTGATCAACTACCTGGACGACGATTTTGCAAAAGCCGTAAACCTGATCTACAATAGCAGCGGACGCCTGGTAATAACCGGCATCGGAAAAAGCGCGATTATCGCAACCAAAATAGTGGCAACACTAAACTCCACCGGCACCCCATCGATGTTCCTGCATGCCGCCGAAGCGATACATGGCGATTTAGGAATGGTACAACCCGGCGATGTAGTGATTTGCATTTCCAAAAGCGGAAACAGCCCGGAAATAAAAGTTCTGGTTCCGTTGTTAAAACGCTTCGGAAATCCTTTGATCGGAATGACCGCCAGTACGTCATCTTTTCTGGCAAAAGAATCCGATTATGTTTTAAACGCCTATGTAGAAGCAGAAGCGTGCCCGAATAATCTGGCACCGACCAACAGTACGACCGCACAGTTGGTTTTAGGTGATGCGCTGGCCGTATGCCTGATGGAACTCCGCAATTTTAAAAGCGAGGATTTTGCCAAATACCATCCCGGTGGCGCCTTGGGTAAAAAATTACTGCTTCGCGTAAGCGATATGCTGGATGCTACGCACAAACCGGTAGTTCGTCCGGATGCCGGCATCAAAACCGTGATTATGGAAATTTCCGAAAAACGATTGGGGGTAACTGCTGTAGTCGAAAACGGTAAAATCCTGGGTATTATCACCGATGGTGACATCCGAAGAATGCTAAATAACAGGGATTCTTTTGGCGATCTGACCGCAAAAGACATTATGACTCAAAACCCGAAAATGGTCAAAACTACCGATATGGTTGTTGATGCTTTTAACATCATGGAAAACAATTCCATCACGCAACTGGTTGTTGCAAACGAAGGACACTATATCGGCATCATACATATTCACGACATTTTAAAAGAAGGGATTATCTAA